From a region of the Zingiber officinale cultivar Zhangliang chromosome 10B, Zo_v1.1, whole genome shotgun sequence genome:
- the LOC122029536 gene encoding bZIP transcription factor TRAB1-like isoform X1 codes for MDFKGMGGTGGEALPSSSSTPLTRQGSIYSLTFGEFQSTLGGIGKDFGSMNMDELLKNIWTAEESYAVASALGDSCGGAGTGLQRQGSLTLPRTLSQRTVDEVWRDLVGPSSSSGQGACLAGVDVAREPTLGEMTLEEFLVRAGVVREELASSQAPQRPADNNTNSTNLFFGDLSGSRVSSSLALEFNQGPSRSDGKIMAPIPQGAAANLGMKITAARPYAPTMPLGNGVDLGNPQGIASGGLVGFGQAGLNNGMMAGVVGLGTAGVMKASGSPVHPLSSDGLGKGNGDLSSVSPVPYVLSGGVRGRRSSGAIEKVMERRQRRMIKNRESAARSRARKQAYTLELEAEVVNLKEQNEELLKKQTEMMEMQKNQQILQIINQQNKPKRLCLRRTQTGPW; via the exons ATGGATTTTAAGGGCATGGGAGGAACCGGTGGGGAGGCGCTGCCGTCGTCGTCGTCGACGCCTCTGACGCGGCAGGGCTCGATCTACTCGTTGACGTTCGGCGAGTTTCAGAGCACGCTCGGGGGGATCGGGAAGGACTTCGGTTCGATGAACATGGACGAGCTGCTTAAGAACATTTGGACGGCGGAGGAGAGCTACGCCGTGGCTTCGGCACTCGGTGATTCATGTGGCGGAGCTGGGACCGGACTGCAGCGGCAGGGATCGCTGACCTTGCCCCGAACGCTTAGTCAGAGGACTGTAGACGAGGTCTGGCGGGATCTCGTCGGACCTTCCTCGTCGTCCGGCCAGGGGGCATGCTTAGCCGGAGTGGACGTCGCGCGGGAACCCACGCTTGGGGAGATGACGCTTGAGGAGTTCTTGGTGCGTGCTGGGGTGGTGCGGGAGGAATTGGCTTCGTCGCAGGCGCCGCAGAGGCCGGCAGACAACAATACTAACAGTACCAACTTATTTTTTGGTGATCTGTCGGGTTCCAGAGTGTCCTCTTCGCTTGCTCTGGAATTCAATCAAGGTCCAAGCCGAAGTGATGGGAAGATAATGGCTCCGATTCCTCAAGGTGCAGCTGCCAATTTGGGGATGAAGATCACTGCGGCTAGACCTTATGCGCCTACCATGCCATTGGGAAATGGCGTGGACTTAGGGAATCCGCAGGGAATAGCAAGTGGAGGACTTGTTGGTTTTGGCCAGGCTGGGTTGAACAACGGAATGATGGCGGGAGTGGTTGGCCTTGGCACCGCAGGAGTCATGAAGGCGTCAGGATCACCAGTGCATCCTCTTTCATCTGACGGACTTGGCAAAGGCAATGGGGATCTTTCATCTGTATCACCTGTTCCATATGTGCTCAGTGGTGGAGTTAGGGGGAGGAGGTCTAGTGGAGCCATCGAGAAGGTTATGGAAAGGAGGCAGAGGAGGATGATCAAGAACAGGGAATCAGCTGCGAGATCACGTGCCCGAAAGCAG GCTTATACTTTGGAATTGGAAGCTGAAGTAGTAAACCTCAAAGAACAAAACGAAGAATTGCTTAAAAAACAG ACTGAGATGATGGAGATGCAGAAGAATCAG
- the LOC122029536 gene encoding bZIP transcription factor TRAB1-like isoform X2 has translation MDFKGMGGTGGEALPSSSSTPLTRQGSIYSLTFGEFQSTLGGIGKDFGSMNMDELLKNIWTAEESYAVASALGDSCGGAGTGLQRQGSLTLPRTLSQRTVDEVWRDLVGPSSSSGQGACLAGVDVAREPTLGEMTLEEFLVRAGVVREELASSQAPQRPADNNTNSTNLFFGDLSGSRVSSSLALEFNQGPSRSDGKIMAPIPQGAAANLGMKITAARPYAPTMPLGNGVDLGNPQGIASGGLVGFGQAGLNNGMMAGVVGLGTAGVMKASGSPVHPLSSDGLGKGNGDLSSVSPVPYVLSGGVRGRRSSGAIEKVMERRQRRMIKNRESAARSRARKQAYTLELEAEVVNLKEQNEELLKKQTEMMEMQKNQILQIINQQNKPKRLCLRRTQTGPW, from the exons ATGGATTTTAAGGGCATGGGAGGAACCGGTGGGGAGGCGCTGCCGTCGTCGTCGTCGACGCCTCTGACGCGGCAGGGCTCGATCTACTCGTTGACGTTCGGCGAGTTTCAGAGCACGCTCGGGGGGATCGGGAAGGACTTCGGTTCGATGAACATGGACGAGCTGCTTAAGAACATTTGGACGGCGGAGGAGAGCTACGCCGTGGCTTCGGCACTCGGTGATTCATGTGGCGGAGCTGGGACCGGACTGCAGCGGCAGGGATCGCTGACCTTGCCCCGAACGCTTAGTCAGAGGACTGTAGACGAGGTCTGGCGGGATCTCGTCGGACCTTCCTCGTCGTCCGGCCAGGGGGCATGCTTAGCCGGAGTGGACGTCGCGCGGGAACCCACGCTTGGGGAGATGACGCTTGAGGAGTTCTTGGTGCGTGCTGGGGTGGTGCGGGAGGAATTGGCTTCGTCGCAGGCGCCGCAGAGGCCGGCAGACAACAATACTAACAGTACCAACTTATTTTTTGGTGATCTGTCGGGTTCCAGAGTGTCCTCTTCGCTTGCTCTGGAATTCAATCAAGGTCCAAGCCGAAGTGATGGGAAGATAATGGCTCCGATTCCTCAAGGTGCAGCTGCCAATTTGGGGATGAAGATCACTGCGGCTAGACCTTATGCGCCTACCATGCCATTGGGAAATGGCGTGGACTTAGGGAATCCGCAGGGAATAGCAAGTGGAGGACTTGTTGGTTTTGGCCAGGCTGGGTTGAACAACGGAATGATGGCGGGAGTGGTTGGCCTTGGCACCGCAGGAGTCATGAAGGCGTCAGGATCACCAGTGCATCCTCTTTCATCTGACGGACTTGGCAAAGGCAATGGGGATCTTTCATCTGTATCACCTGTTCCATATGTGCTCAGTGGTGGAGTTAGGGGGAGGAGGTCTAGTGGAGCCATCGAGAAGGTTATGGAAAGGAGGCAGAGGAGGATGATCAAGAACAGGGAATCAGCTGCGAGATCACGTGCCCGAAAGCAG GCTTATACTTTGGAATTGGAAGCTGAAGTAGTAAACCTCAAAGAACAAAACGAAGAATTGCTTAAAAAACAG ACTGAGATGATGGAGATGCAGAAGAATCAG